A stretch of Perognathus longimembris pacificus isolate PPM17 chromosome 1, ASM2315922v1, whole genome shotgun sequence DNA encodes these proteins:
- the Pfkm gene encoding ATP-dependent 6-phosphofructokinase, muscle type isoform X1, which produces MHKEEFHLQFFMCVIQSRRVVRTSQPTAEEASTSSMVIPKPPSSSDSCKSLEIVDEPNTMDNIPILKTEWIMTHEEHHAAKTLGIGKAIAVLTSGGDAQGMNAAVRAVVRVGIFTGARVFFVHEGYQGLVDGGEHIREATWESVSMMLQLGGTVIGSARCKDFREREGRLRAAHNLVKRGITNLCVIGGDGSLTGADTFRSEWSDLLNDLQKAGKITAEEASKSSFLNIVGLVGSIDNDFCGTDMTIGTDSALHRIVEIVDAITTTAQSHQRTFVLEVMGRHCGYLALVTSLSCGADWVFIPECPPDDDWEEHLCRRLTETRTRGSRLNIIIVAEGAIDKNGKPITSEDIKNLVVQRLGYDTRVTVLGHVQRGGTPSAFDRILGSRMGVEAVMALLEGTPDTPACVVSLSGNQAVRLPLMECVQVTKDVTKAMDEKRFDEAMKLRGRSFMNNWEVYKLLAHVRPPVSKGGLHTVAVMNVGAPAAGMNAAVRSTVRIGLIQGNRVLVVHDGFEGLAKGQIEEAGWSYVGGWTGQGGSKLGTKRTLPKKNLEQISANITKFNIQGLVIIGGFEAYTGGLELMEGRKLFDELCIPFVVIPATVSNNVPGSDFSIGADTALNTICTTCDRIKQSAAGTKRRVFIIETMGGYCGYLATMAGLAAGADAAYIFEEPFTIRDLQANVEHLVQKMKTTVKRGLVLRNEKCNENYTTDFIFNLYSEEGKGIFDSRKNVLGHMQQGGSPTPFDRNFATKMGAKAMNWMSGKIKESYRNGRIFANSPDSGCVLGMRKRALVFQPVTELKDQTDFEHRIPKEQWWLKLRPILKILAKYEIDLDTSDHAHLEHISRKRSGEAAV; this is translated from the exons ATGCATAAAGAGGAATTTCACCTGCAGTTTTTCATGTGCGTGATTCAATCCCGCCGAGTAGTCAGGACTTCTCAGCCAACAG CTGAAGAAGCTTCAACTTCCAGCATGGTCATACCAAAGCCACCATCAAGCAGCGATTCCTGCAAGAGTCTAGAAATTGTGGATGAGCCAAACACCATGGACAACATACCTATTTTGAAAACTG AGTGGATCATGACCCATGAAGAGCACCATGCGGCCAAAACCCTGGGGATTGGCAAAGCCATCGCTGTATTAACTTCTGGTGGAGATGCCCAAG GTATGAATGCAGCAGTCCGGGCTGTGGTTCGAGTTGGTATCTTTACTGGAGCCCGTGTCTTCTTTGTCCATGAG GGTTACCAAGGCCTGGTGGATGGCGGCGAGCATATCAGGGAGGCCACCTGGGAGAGTGTGTCCATGATGCTTCAGCTG GGAGGCACAGTGATTGGAAGTGCCCGGTGCAAGGACTTCCGGGAACGAGAGGGACGACTCCGAGCTGCTCACAACCTGGTGAAACGTGGGATCACCAACCTGTGTGTCATTGGGGGTGATGGCAGCCTCACGGGCGCTGATACTTTCCGTTCTGAGTGGAGTGACTTGTTGAATGACCTCCAGAAAGCTG GAAAGATCACAGCTGAGGAGGCTTCAAAGTCCAGCTTCCTAAACATTGTGGGTCTGGTTGGCTCAATTGACAATGACTTCTGTGGCACTGATATGACCATTGGCACCGACTCTGCTCTGCACCGGATTGTAGAGATTGTAGATGCCATCACCACCACTGCTCAGAG CCACCAGAGGACATTTGTGTTAGAAGTGATGGGTCGCCACTGTGG ATACCTGGCCCTTGTCACCTCTCTCTCCTGTGGGGCTGACTGGGTTTTTATTCCCGAATGTCCACCAGATGATGACTGGGAAGAACACCTTTGTCGCCGGCTCACTGAG ACAAGGACCCGTGGTTCCCGTCTCAACATCATCATTGTGGCTGAGGGTGCAATCGACAAGAACGGGAAACCGATCACCTCAGAAGACATAAAGAAT CTGGTGGTACAGCGTCTGGGCTATGACACCCGAGTCACTGTTCTGGGGCATGTGCAGCGGGGTGGAACACCATCAGCCTTTGACCGGATCCTG GGCAGCAGGATGGGTGTAGAAGCAGTGATGGCACTTTTGGAAGGGACTCCAGACACTCCAGCCTGTGTGGTGAGCCTCTCTGGAAACCAGGCTGTGCGCCTGCCCCTCATGGAGTGTGTCCAGGTG ACCAAAGACGTAACCAAAGCCATGGATGAGAAGAGATTTGATGAAGCCATGAAGCTGAGAGGCCG GAGCTTTATGAACAACTGGGAGGTATACAAGCTTCTAGCACACGTCAGACCCCCAGTTTCTAAG GGTGGTTTGCACACAGTGGCTGTGATGAACGTGGGGGCCCCAGCTGCAGGCATGAATGCTGCCGTTCGCTCCACTGTGAGGATTGGCCTTATCCAGGGCAACCGAGTGCTGGTCGTACACGATGGCTTTGAGGGCCTGGCCAAGGGTCAG ATAGAGGAAGCCGGCTGGAGCTATGTTGGGGGATGGACTGGCCAAGGTGGTTCCAAACTTGGCACTAAAAG GACTCTACCCAAGAAGAACTTGGAACAGATTAGTGCCAACATAACTAAGTTTAACATTCAAGGCCTTGTCATCATTGGGGGATTTGAG gCATACACAGGGGGCCTGGAGCTTATGGAGGGCAGGAAGCTGTTTGATGAGCTCTGCATCCCGTTTGTGGTCATTCCTGCCACAGTCTCTAACAATGTTCCTGGCTCAGACTTCAGCATTGGCGCTGACACGGCACTCAACACCATCTGCACG ACATGTGACCGCATCAAGCAGTCTGCAGCTGGCACCAAGCGTCGAGTGTTTATCATCGAGACTATGGGTGGCTACTGCGGCTATCTGGCCACTATGGCTGGACTGGCAGCTGGGGCCGATGCTGCCTATATTTTTGAGGAGCCCTTCACTATTAGAGACCTGCAG GCAAATGTTGAACATCTGGTGCAAAAGATGAAAACAACTGTGAAAAGGGGCTTGGTGTTAAG GAATGAGAAGTGCAATGAGAACTACACCACAGACTTCATTTTCAACCTGTACtctgaggaagggaagggcatCTTCGACAGCAGGAAGAATGTGCTTGGCCACATGCAGCAG GGTGGGAGCCCAACTCCTTTTGACAGGAATTTTGCTACCAAGATGGGAGCTAAGGCTATGAACTGGATGTCTGGGAAAATCAAAGAGAGTTACCGTAATG GGAGGATCTTTGCCAACTCTCCTGACTCAGGCTGTGTTCTGGGAATGCGTAAGAGAGCCTTGGTCTTTCAACCAGTGACTGAGCTGAAGGACCAGACAGACTTTGA GCACCGAATCCCCAAGGAACAGTGGTGGCTGAAGCTGAGGCCCATCCTCAAAATCCTAGCCAAGTATGAGATCGACTTGGACACCTCAGACCACGCCCACCTGGAGCACATTTCTCGGAAGCGATCTGGAGAGGCTGCTGTCTAG
- the Pfkm gene encoding ATP-dependent 6-phosphofructokinase, muscle type isoform X2: protein MTHEEHHAAKTLGIGKAIAVLTSGGDAQGMNAAVRAVVRVGIFTGARVFFVHEGYQGLVDGGEHIREATWESVSMMLQLGGTVIGSARCKDFREREGRLRAAHNLVKRGITNLCVIGGDGSLTGADTFRSEWSDLLNDLQKAGKITAEEASKSSFLNIVGLVGSIDNDFCGTDMTIGTDSALHRIVEIVDAITTTAQSHQRTFVLEVMGRHCGYLALVTSLSCGADWVFIPECPPDDDWEEHLCRRLTETRTRGSRLNIIIVAEGAIDKNGKPITSEDIKNLVVQRLGYDTRVTVLGHVQRGGTPSAFDRILGSRMGVEAVMALLEGTPDTPACVVSLSGNQAVRLPLMECVQVTKDVTKAMDEKRFDEAMKLRGRSFMNNWEVYKLLAHVRPPVSKGGLHTVAVMNVGAPAAGMNAAVRSTVRIGLIQGNRVLVVHDGFEGLAKGQIEEAGWSYVGGWTGQGGSKLGTKRTLPKKNLEQISANITKFNIQGLVIIGGFEAYTGGLELMEGRKLFDELCIPFVVIPATVSNNVPGSDFSIGADTALNTICTTCDRIKQSAAGTKRRVFIIETMGGYCGYLATMAGLAAGADAAYIFEEPFTIRDLQANVEHLVQKMKTTVKRGLVLRNEKCNENYTTDFIFNLYSEEGKGIFDSRKNVLGHMQQGGSPTPFDRNFATKMGAKAMNWMSGKIKESYRNGRIFANSPDSGCVLGMRKRALVFQPVTELKDQTDFEHRIPKEQWWLKLRPILKILAKYEIDLDTSDHAHLEHISRKRSGEAAV from the exons ATGACCCATGAAGAGCACCATGCGGCCAAAACCCTGGGGATTGGCAAAGCCATCGCTGTATTAACTTCTGGTGGAGATGCCCAAG GTATGAATGCAGCAGTCCGGGCTGTGGTTCGAGTTGGTATCTTTACTGGAGCCCGTGTCTTCTTTGTCCATGAG GGTTACCAAGGCCTGGTGGATGGCGGCGAGCATATCAGGGAGGCCACCTGGGAGAGTGTGTCCATGATGCTTCAGCTG GGAGGCACAGTGATTGGAAGTGCCCGGTGCAAGGACTTCCGGGAACGAGAGGGACGACTCCGAGCTGCTCACAACCTGGTGAAACGTGGGATCACCAACCTGTGTGTCATTGGGGGTGATGGCAGCCTCACGGGCGCTGATACTTTCCGTTCTGAGTGGAGTGACTTGTTGAATGACCTCCAGAAAGCTG GAAAGATCACAGCTGAGGAGGCTTCAAAGTCCAGCTTCCTAAACATTGTGGGTCTGGTTGGCTCAATTGACAATGACTTCTGTGGCACTGATATGACCATTGGCACCGACTCTGCTCTGCACCGGATTGTAGAGATTGTAGATGCCATCACCACCACTGCTCAGAG CCACCAGAGGACATTTGTGTTAGAAGTGATGGGTCGCCACTGTGG ATACCTGGCCCTTGTCACCTCTCTCTCCTGTGGGGCTGACTGGGTTTTTATTCCCGAATGTCCACCAGATGATGACTGGGAAGAACACCTTTGTCGCCGGCTCACTGAG ACAAGGACCCGTGGTTCCCGTCTCAACATCATCATTGTGGCTGAGGGTGCAATCGACAAGAACGGGAAACCGATCACCTCAGAAGACATAAAGAAT CTGGTGGTACAGCGTCTGGGCTATGACACCCGAGTCACTGTTCTGGGGCATGTGCAGCGGGGTGGAACACCATCAGCCTTTGACCGGATCCTG GGCAGCAGGATGGGTGTAGAAGCAGTGATGGCACTTTTGGAAGGGACTCCAGACACTCCAGCCTGTGTGGTGAGCCTCTCTGGAAACCAGGCTGTGCGCCTGCCCCTCATGGAGTGTGTCCAGGTG ACCAAAGACGTAACCAAAGCCATGGATGAGAAGAGATTTGATGAAGCCATGAAGCTGAGAGGCCG GAGCTTTATGAACAACTGGGAGGTATACAAGCTTCTAGCACACGTCAGACCCCCAGTTTCTAAG GGTGGTTTGCACACAGTGGCTGTGATGAACGTGGGGGCCCCAGCTGCAGGCATGAATGCTGCCGTTCGCTCCACTGTGAGGATTGGCCTTATCCAGGGCAACCGAGTGCTGGTCGTACACGATGGCTTTGAGGGCCTGGCCAAGGGTCAG ATAGAGGAAGCCGGCTGGAGCTATGTTGGGGGATGGACTGGCCAAGGTGGTTCCAAACTTGGCACTAAAAG GACTCTACCCAAGAAGAACTTGGAACAGATTAGTGCCAACATAACTAAGTTTAACATTCAAGGCCTTGTCATCATTGGGGGATTTGAG gCATACACAGGGGGCCTGGAGCTTATGGAGGGCAGGAAGCTGTTTGATGAGCTCTGCATCCCGTTTGTGGTCATTCCTGCCACAGTCTCTAACAATGTTCCTGGCTCAGACTTCAGCATTGGCGCTGACACGGCACTCAACACCATCTGCACG ACATGTGACCGCATCAAGCAGTCTGCAGCTGGCACCAAGCGTCGAGTGTTTATCATCGAGACTATGGGTGGCTACTGCGGCTATCTGGCCACTATGGCTGGACTGGCAGCTGGGGCCGATGCTGCCTATATTTTTGAGGAGCCCTTCACTATTAGAGACCTGCAG GCAAATGTTGAACATCTGGTGCAAAAGATGAAAACAACTGTGAAAAGGGGCTTGGTGTTAAG GAATGAGAAGTGCAATGAGAACTACACCACAGACTTCATTTTCAACCTGTACtctgaggaagggaagggcatCTTCGACAGCAGGAAGAATGTGCTTGGCCACATGCAGCAG GGTGGGAGCCCAACTCCTTTTGACAGGAATTTTGCTACCAAGATGGGAGCTAAGGCTATGAACTGGATGTCTGGGAAAATCAAAGAGAGTTACCGTAATG GGAGGATCTTTGCCAACTCTCCTGACTCAGGCTGTGTTCTGGGAATGCGTAAGAGAGCCTTGGTCTTTCAACCAGTGACTGAGCTGAAGGACCAGACAGACTTTGA GCACCGAATCCCCAAGGAACAGTGGTGGCTGAAGCTGAGGCCCATCCTCAAAATCCTAGCCAAGTATGAGATCGACTTGGACACCTCAGACCACGCCCACCTGGAGCACATTTCTCGGAAGCGATCTGGAGAGGCTGCTGTCTAG